A window of the Wolbachia endosymbiont (group A) of Pogonocherus hispidulus genome harbors these coding sequences:
- a CDS encoding aspartate carbamoyltransferase catalytic subunit, producing the protein MNKRRNLLNISDLTVDDVENITKLANQYLKKEAANSHILENKTVINLFFEDSTRTLASFEIAAKSLGANVVTLPIRSSSINKGEDLKDMIKTLNAMNPDYIIIRQKNSGIVNMLAKNVSCSLINAGDGSSEHPTQALADYLVISNYKKQTKNLKVVICGDILHSRVARSNIRLLKMFGAEISLVAPPTLICKHFPEVDSVHYSLIEGIKDADVIILLRLQKERMNNSCFVPSEKEYFHLYGLDSQKLSYVKPDAIVMHPGPINRGIEISSDVADCVILQQVEFGLAIRKAVLHYYRPC; encoded by the coding sequence ATGAACAAGAGAAGGAATTTGTTAAACATCTCAGACCTTACAGTCGATGATGTAGAAAATATAACTAAGTTGGCCAACCAGTACCTTAAAAAAGAAGCTGCAAATAGTCATATCTTGGAAAATAAGACAGTAATAAATTTATTCTTTGAAGATTCAACGCGTACACTTGCGTCTTTTGAAATAGCAGCAAAAAGCCTTGGAGCGAATGTTGTAACTTTGCCAATAAGATCTTCTTCTATTAACAAGGGAGAAGATCTAAAAGATATGATCAAAACATTAAATGCAATGAATCCTGACTATATAATAATCAGGCAAAAAAATAGCGGTATTGTTAATATGCTGGCTAAGAATGTTAGCTGCTCGCTAATCAACGCAGGCGATGGAAGCAGTGAACATCCAACTCAAGCTCTTGCAGACTATCTTGTAATCAGCAATTATAAAAAGCAAACAAAGAATCTCAAAGTTGTGATATGTGGAGATATTCTGCACAGCAGAGTTGCAAGGTCAAATATAAGGTTGCTAAAAATGTTTGGAGCAGAGATAAGCTTGGTCGCACCACCAACTTTGATTTGTAAGCATTTTCCTGAAGTAGATTCAGTCCATTATTCATTAATTGAAGGTATAAAGGATGCTGACGTAATTATACTTTTGAGGCTACAGAAAGAACGCATGAATAATAGTTGTTTTGTTCCTTCAGAGAAAGAATATTTTCATTTGTATGGACTTGATTCACAAAAGCTATCATACGTAAAACCAGATGCGATTGTTATGCACCCAGGGCCAATAAATAGAGGGATTGAGATTAGCAGTGATGTAGCAGATTGTGTTATTTTACAGCAAGTAGAATTTGGATTGGCAATACGTAAGGCAGTGCTGCACTATTATAGGCCTTGTTAA
- the rho gene encoding transcription termination factor Rho, whose protein sequence is MTTINEDVLAKGKVTAQPEKSEQIHNNDTVKQMVNEGTEKNRKTLDLSELKEKTAEELLELAEERKISTNGKSNGRMLKQEIIFSLMKKMSEEGGITTGSGIVEILPDGFGFLRSASANYAPSTDDVYISNGQIKKFNLRTGDMACGEIRPPGDKERYFTLTKVQSINSTEVSELRKYVHFDNLLPLYPEESIVLECNNGDDKKGLSMRAIDIVAPLGKGQRALVVAPPRTGKTVLLQQMANSIAINHPEIELIVLLIDERPEEVTDMIRSVKGEVVSSTFDEPAYRHVQLAEIVIEKAKRMVEHKKDVVILLDNITRLARAYNAVIPSSGKVLTGGVDSNALQRPKRFFGAARNIENGGSLTIIATALIETGSKMDEVIFEEFKGTGNAEIILDRKLSDKRIFPAIDITKSGTRKEELLVDKAILNKIWVLRRILNPMGPVEAMEFLRDKLLLTKSNADFFNSMNH, encoded by the coding sequence ATGACAACAATCAATGAAGATGTTTTGGCAAAAGGAAAGGTTACAGCTCAACCTGAAAAAAGTGAGCAAATTCACAATAACGATACAGTAAAACAGATGGTCAATGAAGGTACTGAGAAAAACAGAAAAACATTAGATCTGAGCGAACTAAAAGAGAAAACAGCAGAAGAATTGTTAGAGTTAGCTGAAGAAAGAAAAATTTCAACTAACGGTAAAAGCAATGGTAGAATGCTAAAGCAGGAAATAATATTCAGCTTAATGAAGAAAATGAGCGAAGAAGGAGGCATAACCACAGGGAGTGGAATAGTGGAAATATTGCCTGATGGTTTCGGTTTCTTACGTTCAGCAAGTGCAAATTATGCTCCAAGTACCGATGATGTTTATATTTCTAACGGGCAAATAAAGAAGTTTAATTTACGTACAGGAGATATGGCATGTGGAGAAATAAGGCCACCTGGTGATAAAGAAAGATATTTTACTTTAACTAAGGTTCAAAGTATAAACTCTACTGAAGTCAGTGAATTAAGAAAGTACGTCCACTTTGATAATTTGCTTCCTCTTTATCCTGAGGAAAGCATAGTACTTGAGTGTAATAATGGTGATGATAAAAAAGGCTTAAGCATGCGTGCTATAGATATAGTAGCTCCTCTTGGAAAAGGGCAAAGAGCGTTAGTAGTTGCTCCACCTCGCACAGGAAAAACTGTATTGCTTCAGCAAATGGCTAACTCTATAGCTATAAATCACCCTGAAATAGAATTAATAGTGTTACTTATAGATGAAAGACCTGAAGAAGTAACAGATATGATACGTTCTGTAAAAGGTGAGGTAGTAAGTTCTACGTTTGATGAGCCTGCTTACCGTCACGTACAGCTTGCTGAAATAGTAATAGAAAAAGCTAAAAGAATGGTTGAGCATAAAAAAGATGTGGTAATTCTACTTGACAATATTACTAGACTTGCACGTGCTTATAATGCTGTTATTCCTTCGTCTGGGAAAGTTCTAACTGGTGGTGTAGATTCAAATGCACTGCAGAGACCAAAACGCTTTTTTGGAGCAGCTCGTAATATTGAGAATGGGGGTTCTTTAACTATAATCGCCACAGCTCTTATAGAGACTGGCTCAAAAATGGATGAAGTTATTTTTGAAGAGTTTAAAGGTACAGGAAATGCTGAGATTATACTTGATAGAAAACTTTCTGATAAACGTATATTTCCAGCTATTGATATTACAAAATCCGGAACAAGGAAGGAAGAGCTATTAGTTGATAAGGCTATACTAAATAAAATATGGGTGTTGCGTAGAATACTCAATCCTATGGGACCTGTTGAAGCAATGGAATTTTTACGTGACAAACTACTTTTAACAAAGAGCAATGCTGACTTTTTTAACTCCATGAATCACTAA
- the rpsP gene encoding 30S ribosomal protein S16, with amino-acid sequence MAVKIRLARFGAKKRPFYRIVVADSRAPRDGRFIEKIGQYDPMLPKDNKNRVVVKADRLKHWLSVGAQATERVLWFIKKGIVTLETEPKKTEKKKVENEKAQGQEA; translated from the coding sequence ATGGCAGTTAAAATAAGGTTGGCAAGGTTTGGCGCAAAGAAACGCCCTTTTTATAGGATAGTTGTAGCTGATTCACGAGCACCAAGAGATGGGCGTTTTATTGAGAAAATAGGACAATATGATCCAATGTTACCAAAAGACAATAAAAATCGTGTTGTGGTGAAGGCTGATAGATTAAAACATTGGCTAAGCGTAGGCGCGCAAGCAACTGAAAGAGTACTATGGTTCATTAAAAAAGGCATAGTAACTTTAGAAACAGAACCAAAGAAAACAGAAAAGAAGAAAGTAGAGAACGAGAAAGCACAGGGACAAGAAGCATAA
- a CDS encoding cell cycle transcriptional regulator TrcR: MGDAFLMSMESSKGNNDRNKQFLMQIAAWLVDNTGLTFNQIAQCCRLALEEVQDIADEEIEVEKYNPIISGVITEKEIDDCKKNPNRVPNLIIKNIKKRSKAISSILGFASAARRRDKPDAIYYLVKKFPILDNNVIAKLISTTNYTVEQVRDGSHHNMQNIKPQDPVLLGLCSQENLEAEVEKAKVEKEKQERLKNIKNSY; this comes from the coding sequence ATGGGAGATGCTTTTTTGATGTCAATGGAATCTTCTAAGGGCAATAACGATAGAAATAAACAGTTTCTAATGCAAATAGCTGCTTGGTTAGTAGACAACACTGGTTTAACTTTTAATCAAATAGCACAATGCTGTAGGTTGGCCCTTGAAGAAGTACAAGACATAGCTGATGAGGAAATAGAAGTTGAAAAATATAACCCTATTATTTCTGGGGTAATTACTGAAAAAGAAATCGATGATTGCAAAAAAAATCCAAACCGTGTACCAAATTTGATTATAAAAAATATAAAAAAAAGGAGTAAAGCAATTAGTAGCATTCTTGGCTTTGCCTCTGCGGCAAGGCGTAGAGATAAACCTGATGCGATTTATTATTTAGTAAAAAAATTTCCTATCTTGGACAATAACGTTATAGCTAAATTAATTAGTACAACAAATTACACAGTTGAGCAGGTAAGAGATGGATCTCATCATAACATGCAAAATATAAAACCCCAAGATCCTGTACTGCTTGGCTTATGTAGTCAAGAAAATTTAGAAGCAGAAGTGGAAAAAGCAAAAGTAGAAAAAGAGAAGCAAGAAAGGTTAAAAAATATAAAGAATAGCTATTGA
- a CDS encoding extracellular solute-binding protein, with protein MKKAFIFTSLIAVVLIVITYLYRNDGTNDSQMVNVYSSRKEELVRTLFDEFTKNTGIKVRYIIDDYSQLLSRIENGGEADLFLTADAVNLILAKKRGLLSQVDSEVLKSVIPAKFRDSEDYWFGLTKRARILVYNKESVDPKDLSTYEDLANEKWKGKILVRSSTSPYNRSLIAFMIANNGFEKTKEWVSRIVSNMARKPSGGDTDQIYAVAAGEGDVAIVNSYYFARILSSENKKNVADKLGAFFPNRNNHGVMVNISGAAVTKNAKNRENAIVLLEFLVSKQAQELYAKKNQEYPIIEGVEISDILKSWGNYLQSDLPLSELEKHLFEAVMIADECKWK; from the coding sequence ATGAAAAAAGCCTTTATATTCACATCCTTAATAGCAGTTGTATTAATAGTCATTACTTATTTATACAGAAACGACGGAACTAATGACTCACAAATGGTAAATGTTTATTCATCGCGCAAAGAAGAATTAGTACGTACTTTATTTGATGAATTCACGAAAAATACAGGCATTAAAGTACGTTACATCATTGATGATTATTCTCAGCTACTTTCACGAATAGAAAACGGGGGTGAAGCTGACTTATTTTTAACTGCAGATGCAGTGAACTTAATTCTAGCAAAAAAAAGAGGGCTTTTATCTCAAGTGGATTCAGAGGTTTTAAAAAGTGTTATACCTGCAAAATTTAGAGACAGTGAAGATTATTGGTTTGGTCTTACAAAAAGAGCTAGGATATTGGTTTACAATAAAGAGTCAGTAGATCCTAAGGACTTAAGTACTTATGAAGATTTAGCAAATGAAAAATGGAAAGGAAAAATATTAGTGCGTTCTTCTACAAGTCCATATAACCGGTCATTGATTGCTTTTATGATTGCAAATAATGGTTTTGAAAAGACGAAAGAATGGGTAAGCAGAATTGTGAGCAATATGGCAAGAAAACCAAGTGGTGGTGATACTGACCAAATTTACGCCGTAGCAGCTGGTGAGGGAGATGTTGCAATAGTAAACAGCTACTACTTTGCGAGAATTCTTTCATCAGAAAATAAAAAGAATGTTGCAGACAAGCTAGGGGCTTTTTTTCCTAATCGCAACAATCATGGTGTAATGGTAAACATCAGTGGTGCAGCAGTAACAAAAAACGCAAAAAACAGGGAAAATGCTATAGTCTTATTGGAATTTTTAGTAAGCAAGCAGGCTCAAGAGTTATACGCTAAAAAAAACCAAGAATACCCTATTATTGAAGGCGTTGAAATTTCCGATATACTAAAGTCTTGGGGGAATTATTTACAAAGTGATTTGCCTCTAAGTGAACTTGAAAAGCACCTCTTCGAGGCTGTTATGATAGCGGATGAGTGTAAGTGGAAGTAA